In Ctenopharyngodon idella isolate HZGC_01 chromosome 20, HZGC01, whole genome shotgun sequence, the following proteins share a genomic window:
- the xkr5a gene encoding XK-related protein 5a isoform X1 — MPVTERRGCGAWSSCWRVLLLAASALVLLAERAALVCCLGFYLWQEELCLAGLTFALMLPGSLVQVLSFRWYRADGDKRTGHNFIIHTLHLGLFKRFWDCSVCEWTAPGLSHSQEVMQQADVSALRLLEVLLMTLPQTLLQTYALTITGYGLSSPVALCGAVCLLSLSWALVLYSRACCLIRPGHLQMPPAALLCQLLWRAGMLAARFTSLALFTRTFGCWVIGVVASHWLMAALWMVSQQTDIYVGQWSWRVFNIILGGVHVFLFLNVKDGPSRFRMAGFYTVMLLENVTLILAASDILTDASWDSLTVPTAVLCSFLLGLTSLMLYYRFLHPKSTEISQGLHQRAHMGRECLQQGNSSFSLGDKSLPLAPLPMLFPSSHPSFSLSGIPGSLLEHPGSCGVKADGECRHHHWLLIRLALKTGDPGKINGAYGAGGVSGILMVDQKGEILEDGCVSTSESRDDTMAPLSDCREEFESVSEARAEEEADEDDSLEMESPLESPVSECKRSSPEGKSVFGDSPEPNYCPTESSSTLYFSADPQSPSSSSNPRLDRETAFGFGSGTGLETLDELSPISIDSGPHRDLVRGLLGRAGPCYTSAPGLNGESSGSHLRGPRRQVVLSRRGPEEDGGF; from the exons ATGCCGGTAACGGAGCGGAGAGGATGCGGCGCGTGGTCGAGCTGCTGGCGCGTGCTGCTGCTCGCTGCGTCCGCGCTCGTGCTGCTGGCGGAGAGAGCGGCGC TGGTCTGCTGTTTGGGCTTCTACCTGTGGCAGGAGGAGCTGTGTTTGGCCGGATTGACCTTTGCCCTCATGTTGCCGGGGTCACTGGTGCAGGTGTTGAGTTTCAGATGGTACAGGGCCGACGGAGACAAACGTACAGGCCACAATTTCATCATTCACACACTTCACCTGGGCCTCTTtaaaag GTTTTGGGATTGCAGTGTGTGTGAATGGACAGCTCCGGGCTTGTCGCACTCGCAGGAGGTGATGCAGCAGGCGGACGTGTCTGCTTTGCGTCTGCTGGAGGTCTTGCTGATGACTCTACCGCAGACGCTCCTGCAGACATACGCTCTTACCATTACCGGCTACGGCCTCTCATCTCCAG TCGCTCTGTGCGGTGCCGTGTGTTTGCTCTCACTGTCCTGGGCGCTGGTGCTCTACAGTCGGGCCTGTTGCTTGATCCGTCCTGGGCATTTGCAGATGCCGCCAGCGGCGCTCCTGTGCCAGCTGCTGTGGAGGGCGGGCATGTTAGCCGCCCGCTTCACCAGCCTTGCCCTGTTCACCCGCACCTTCGGCTGCTGGGTCATCGGGGTCGTGG CCTCTCATTGGTTGATGGCTGCACTGTGGATGGTCTCCCAGCAGACTGATATATATGTTGGTCAGTGGTCATGGCGCGTGTTTAACATCATTCTGGGAGGTGTACACGTGTTCCTGTTTCTCAACGTGAAGGACGGACCATCCCGGTTCCGGATGGCAGGATTCTATacg GTGATGCTGCTGGAGAATGTTACACTGATATTGGCTGCTTCTGACATCCTGACTGATGCATCATGGGATAGCCTGACCGTTCCCACTGCTGTGCTCTGCAGCTTTCTGCTCG GTTTGACATCCCTGATGTTGTACTATCGTTTCCTGCATCCCAAGTCCACTGAAATCTCTCAGGGTTTGCATCAGCGGGCACACATGGGCCGAGAGTGTCTTCAGCAGGGCAATTCGTCCTTCTCTCTGGGGGACAAAAGTCTTCCTCTGGCCCCTCTTCCCATGCTCTTCCCATCCTCTCATCCTTCCTTCTCCCTCTCTGGGATTCCCGGCTCTCTACTGGAGCATCCCGGGAGCTGCGGCGTGAAGGCAGATGGGGAGTGCCGCCACCATCACTGGTTGCTGATCCGACTCGCCCTGAAAACCGGCGACCCGGGTAAGATTAACGGGGCGTATGGGGCGGGTGGAGTATCCGGGATACTGATGGTTGATCAGAAGGGAGAAATCCTAGAAGACGGGTGTGTGTCCACCTCAGAAAGCCGGGACGACACAATGGCGCCGCTATCCGACTGCAGGGAAGAGTTTGAGAGCGTGAGCGAAGCCAGAGCGGAAGAGGAAGCGGATGAGGATGACAGTCTCGAAATGGAGAGCCCATTAGAGTCGCCTGTCTCTGAGTGCAAGAGGAGCTCGCCGGAGGGAAAGTCTGTGTTTGGGGACAGTCCTGAACCCAATTACTGCCCCACCGAATCCAGCTCCACTTTATACTTCAGCGCCGACCCACAATCCCCGAGCAGCTCCAGTAACCCGCGTCTGGACCGCGAGACGGCCTTCGGTTTCGGCTCTGGAACCGGGCTGGAGACTCTGGATGAGCTGAGTCCCATTTCCATAGACAGCGGGCCGCACAGGGATCTCGTCAGGGGGCTTCTGGGCCGAGCGGGGCCCTGCTACACTTCCGCGCCCGGACTGAATGGAGAGAGTTCTGGAAGCCACCTCAGAGGCCCCCGCAGGCAGGTTGTTCTGTCCCGCAGGGGTCCAGAAGAGGACGGTGGGTTTTAA
- the xkr5a gene encoding XK-related protein 5a isoform X2 has product MLPGSLVQVLSFRWYRADGDKRTGHNFIIHTLHLGLFKRFWDCSVCEWTAPGLSHSQEVMQQADVSALRLLEVLLMTLPQTLLQTYALTITGYGLSSPVALCGAVCLLSLSWALVLYSRACCLIRPGHLQMPPAALLCQLLWRAGMLAARFTSLALFTRTFGCWVIGVVASHWLMAALWMVSQQTDIYVGQWSWRVFNIILGGVHVFLFLNVKDGPSRFRMAGFYTVMLLENVTLILAASDILTDASWDSLTVPTAVLCSFLLGLTSLMLYYRFLHPKSTEISQGLHQRAHMGRECLQQGNSSFSLGDKSLPLAPLPMLFPSSHPSFSLSGIPGSLLEHPGSCGVKADGECRHHHWLLIRLALKTGDPGKINGAYGAGGVSGILMVDQKGEILEDGCVSTSESRDDTMAPLSDCREEFESVSEARAEEEADEDDSLEMESPLESPVSECKRSSPEGKSVFGDSPEPNYCPTESSSTLYFSADPQSPSSSSNPRLDRETAFGFGSGTGLETLDELSPISIDSGPHRDLVRGLLGRAGPCYTSAPGLNGESSGSHLRGPRRQVVLSRRGPEEDGGF; this is encoded by the exons ATGTTGCCGGGGTCACTGGTGCAGGTGTTGAGTTTCAGATGGTACAGGGCCGACGGAGACAAACGTACAGGCCACAATTTCATCATTCACACACTTCACCTGGGCCTCTTtaaaag GTTTTGGGATTGCAGTGTGTGTGAATGGACAGCTCCGGGCTTGTCGCACTCGCAGGAGGTGATGCAGCAGGCGGACGTGTCTGCTTTGCGTCTGCTGGAGGTCTTGCTGATGACTCTACCGCAGACGCTCCTGCAGACATACGCTCTTACCATTACCGGCTACGGCCTCTCATCTCCAG TCGCTCTGTGCGGTGCCGTGTGTTTGCTCTCACTGTCCTGGGCGCTGGTGCTCTACAGTCGGGCCTGTTGCTTGATCCGTCCTGGGCATTTGCAGATGCCGCCAGCGGCGCTCCTGTGCCAGCTGCTGTGGAGGGCGGGCATGTTAGCCGCCCGCTTCACCAGCCTTGCCCTGTTCACCCGCACCTTCGGCTGCTGGGTCATCGGGGTCGTGG CCTCTCATTGGTTGATGGCTGCACTGTGGATGGTCTCCCAGCAGACTGATATATATGTTGGTCAGTGGTCATGGCGCGTGTTTAACATCATTCTGGGAGGTGTACACGTGTTCCTGTTTCTCAACGTGAAGGACGGACCATCCCGGTTCCGGATGGCAGGATTCTATacg GTGATGCTGCTGGAGAATGTTACACTGATATTGGCTGCTTCTGACATCCTGACTGATGCATCATGGGATAGCCTGACCGTTCCCACTGCTGTGCTCTGCAGCTTTCTGCTCG GTTTGACATCCCTGATGTTGTACTATCGTTTCCTGCATCCCAAGTCCACTGAAATCTCTCAGGGTTTGCATCAGCGGGCACACATGGGCCGAGAGTGTCTTCAGCAGGGCAATTCGTCCTTCTCTCTGGGGGACAAAAGTCTTCCTCTGGCCCCTCTTCCCATGCTCTTCCCATCCTCTCATCCTTCCTTCTCCCTCTCTGGGATTCCCGGCTCTCTACTGGAGCATCCCGGGAGCTGCGGCGTGAAGGCAGATGGGGAGTGCCGCCACCATCACTGGTTGCTGATCCGACTCGCCCTGAAAACCGGCGACCCGGGTAAGATTAACGGGGCGTATGGGGCGGGTGGAGTATCCGGGATACTGATGGTTGATCAGAAGGGAGAAATCCTAGAAGACGGGTGTGTGTCCACCTCAGAAAGCCGGGACGACACAATGGCGCCGCTATCCGACTGCAGGGAAGAGTTTGAGAGCGTGAGCGAAGCCAGAGCGGAAGAGGAAGCGGATGAGGATGACAGTCTCGAAATGGAGAGCCCATTAGAGTCGCCTGTCTCTGAGTGCAAGAGGAGCTCGCCGGAGGGAAAGTCTGTGTTTGGGGACAGTCCTGAACCCAATTACTGCCCCACCGAATCCAGCTCCACTTTATACTTCAGCGCCGACCCACAATCCCCGAGCAGCTCCAGTAACCCGCGTCTGGACCGCGAGACGGCCTTCGGTTTCGGCTCTGGAACCGGGCTGGAGACTCTGGATGAGCTGAGTCCCATTTCCATAGACAGCGGGCCGCACAGGGATCTCGTCAGGGGGCTTCTGGGCCGAGCGGGGCCCTGCTACACTTCCGCGCCCGGACTGAATGGAGAGAGTTCTGGAAGCCACCTCAGAGGCCCCCGCAGGCAGGTTGTTCTGTCCCGCAGGGGTCCAGAAGAGGACGGTGGGTTTTAA